The DNA sequence ACTATGGAGGACTGTCATACTCTTTCAGGAAGCTTTAActgattatttcattttccaaCTAAGGTGAATTTCACTGAGTTTGgctgaaagtgaacgtgaagtcgctcagtcatgtccgactctttgcgaccccatggacaccaggctccgccatccatatGATTTTCTAGGCAacggtactggagtgggttgccatttccttctccatgagatcttcccgacccaggcatccaacccaggtatcccgcattgtagacagacactttaccatcagagccaccaggggagatggGCTGACTGGGGGTTAAacatgggggaggggcagggcaggagtTGGGAGGTGGGACGTCCGGTGTCACGGGACATGAGCTGCCATAgtaacaggcttccctgccttgcaTCCAATCAGAGATGGACAGTGTCTGTGACGTCAGGGAAAGCCGGGCCTATAAATTCGACCAACGGCCTTCAACGGCCTCACTGTTCTTCTGGGCTGCGCTATGGAGAATGGTGGCGCTGCCGTGTGGAAACCGTCCTCTGACAGCCACGAGGAAGACGTGATCACCATAGACACCAGCACCTCCGAAACTGAGCCCTCTGAAACGGAGATGGCGAAAGCAGAGACCTCCAAACCAGAGCCCTATGATGCGGAACCAAGAAAGGCGAAGCAGAAGACAGCTAAGGGCCGCCGTTGCCGTCGCCGCCGCTGCCGTCAGGGCAATTTCTCAAGCTTTGCTACCTATTTCCCTAGGGTGCTGAAGCAAGTACATACAGGCCTGAGTCTTTCCCGTGAGTCCGTGAACGTCCTGGATTCGTTTGTGAAAGATATGTTCGAGCGGATTGCCGAAGAGGCCGGGCGCCTGGCCCACAGCAACAAGCGCTGCACCATCATGACCGAAGACATCCAGACATCTGTGCGTCTTCTGTTGCCTGGGGAGCTCGGCAAGTATGCCACGTCCGAGGCCACCAAGTCGGTCATCAGATACCACCTCTGCAGATGAACTGCCTCAGGACTGTCTGACCATCGCAAACCAGACTTAAGGGTTCGCCCCTTAGGccctacatttaatttttaaaacatttctaccccaaagaaaacattaaaaacctCTTTAACTTTGCTTCAATATGTGTCGGTTGTGTCATTTGTTCGACGGAAGATCGTGTCCTTTTTTCTTAACATGTTGCAACTCGTCCCTTTCCTAAATGGTTATTTCTATTCGTGGTTTCTCAGTGATTTCAGGGATCTTTATGGTCAAAATTCTTTCCCTAAAAGTTTCATTGgccttttccattttcattctccCATCTATATTTAGGTATCATCCAGAGATTTTTATATGAGTATAGCAACCGATAAAAACCAGTGTggtcttcccgggtggctcagcagtaacgaatccgcctgcaatgcaggagtcgcaggagaggcagggtccatccctgggtcataaagatccccgggaggagggcatggcaaccctctccagtattctttcctggagaatcccatggagagaggagcctggtgggctacagttcatagggtctgcaaagagtcaagcaccactgaagcaaggtagcacgcaggctcacaaagagcacgattgtgtgtgtgtatgcgtgtgtgtgtgtgtgtgtgtgtgtgtgtgtgtgcgctcagccactcagtcatgtccgactctgaccccatggacaggagcccactgggctcctatCTCCTTGAAagtttccaagcaagaatcctgaattgggttgtcatttcctactccaggggatctttctgaccaagggataGAAGCTgtgtctctttcgtctcctgcattggcagtcagattcttgaccactgcaccaGCAGTAGCAGATATAAAAATCACATTCTATTCCTTCAATCCCAATTCA is a window from the Capra hircus breed San Clemente chromosome X unlocalized genomic scaffold, ASM170441v1, whole genome shotgun sequence genome containing:
- the LOC108634440 gene encoding histone H2B-like, which encodes MENGGAAVWKPSSDSHEEDVITIDTSTSETEPSETEMAKAETSKPEPYDAEPRKAKQKTAKGRRCRRRRCRQGNFSSFATYFPRVLKQVHTGLSLSRESVNVLDSFVKDMFERIAEEAGRLAHSNKRCTIMTEDIQTSVRLLLPGELGKYATSEATKSVIRYHLCR